In Fragaria vesca subsp. vesca unplaced genomic scaffold, FraVesHawaii_1.0 scf0513160_u, whole genome shotgun sequence, a single window of DNA contains:
- the LOC101295589 gene encoding NAC transcription factor NAM-B2-like, translated as MEKLSFVRNGELRLPPGFRFHPTDEELVLQYLKRKVYSCPLPASIIPEVEVCKSDPWDLPGDLEQERYFFSTREAKYPNGNRSNRATGSGYWKATGLDKQIVASRGNQVVGMKKTLVFYRGKPPHGARTDWIMHEYRLVLAEDKNNSTTQSHVPVNNWVLCRIFLKKRGSGKNEEEQVQVQACNVDRVAKKPRITRPVFYDFMTKDRAKLSLAPCSSSSGSSGVTDVVSSETEEREESSSCNSLSYFRRKQ; from the exons ATGGAGAAGCTTAGTTTTGTGAGGAATGGAGAGCTGAGATTGCCTCCTGGTTTCCGGTTCCATCCAACTGACGAAGAGCTTGTTCTTCAGTACTTGAAGCGCAAGGTCTACTCCTGCCCTTTGCCTGCTTCCATCATCCCTGAGGTTGAGGTCTGCAAGTCTGATCCTTGGGATTTGCCAG GTGACTTAGAGCAAGAGAGGTACTTCTTCAGCACTAGGGAGGCAAAGTATCCAAATGGGAACAGATCAAACAGAGCTACAGGTTCTGGGTATTGGAAGGCAACTGGTTTGGACAAGCAAATTGTGGCTTCCAGGGGTAACCAAGTTgtggggatgaagaagactTTGGTTTTTTACAGAGGTAAACCTCCACATGGGGCTCGGACCGATTGGATTATGCACGAGTATCGCCTCGTTTTAGCTGAAGATAAAAATAACTCCACTACCCAA AGCCATGTTCCGGTGAACAATTGGGTTCTTTGCCGCatatttttgaagaaaagaggCAGTGGTAAAAATGAAGAGGAACAAGTTCAAGTGCAGGCCTGCAATGTTGACCGAGTGGCGAAAAAACCAAGGATTACTCGACCTGTTTTCTACGATTTCATGACCAAAGACAGAGCCAAATTGAGCCTTGCGCCTTGTTCTTCATCCTCAGGTTCAAGTGGAGTCACAGATGTCGTATCTAGCGAGACAGAGGAGCGTGAAGAGAGCAGTAGCTGCAATAGTCTTTCTTATTTTAGAAGAAAACAGTGA
- the LOC101310776 gene encoding glycerophosphodiester phosphodiesterase GDE1-like, with protein MALKAPQLCFFPKLLQAQDYPTLPFFCPPLMTEDGDDEGEARKCRHKWPKLVLIGHRGNGMNMLQSSDIRMRAIKENSILSFNSAAQFPIDFVELDVQVTKDDCPVIFHDNFIVTHDKGVFIEKRVTDLKLPEFLSYGPQKHLGEMGMPLFRKMKDGRIFEWKVEKDAPLCTLQEAFENLEHSLGFNMELKFDDHIVYTERQLKHVLQVILQVINDYAKGRPIFFSTFQPDAALLIRKMQSSYPVYFLTEGGYHQMHVDARKNSLEAAVKVCLAGGLQGIVSEVSAILGNEEAVTGIQGNNLRLLTYGQLNNMVKAVCLQLQMGVDGVIVDLVQEITGAVCD; from the exons ATGGCTCTCAAGGCGCCTCAGCTCTGCTTCTTTCCCAAGCTTCTCCAAGCCCAAGACTATCCCACATTACCCTTCTTCTGCCCGCCATTGATGACTGAAG ATGGGGATGATGAAGGTGAAGCAAGAAAATGCAGGCACAAATGGCCGAAGTTGGTATTGATAGGACACAGGGGAAATGGAATGAACATGTTGCAGTCCTCTGATATCAGAATGAGAGCAATCAAAGAGAACTCAATCCTCTCCTTCAATTCTGCTGCTCAATTCCCAATTGATTTCGTTGAGTTGGACGTTCAG GTGACCAAAGATGACTGTCCAGTAATTTTTCATGACAACTTTATCGTCACTCATGACAAG GGAGTTTTCATTGAGAAGAGAGTTACAGACCTTAAGCTACCAGAATTTCTTTCATATGGACCCCAGAAACATCTTGGAGAG ATGGGAATGCCTCTGtttagaaaaatgaaagatggAAGAATTTTTGAGTGGAAGGTGGAAAAGGATGCCCCCCTATGCACATTGCAAGAGGCGTTTGAGAACCTTGAGCATTCGCTGGGATTTAATATGGAACTGAAGTTTGATGATCACATAGTCTACACAGAGAGACAGCTCAAGCATGTTCTTCAAGTAATTTTGCAG GTGATAAATGATTATGCAAAGGGAAGAccaatcttcttctcaaccTTTCAGCCTGATGCAGCTCTTTTGATAAGAAAAATGCAGAGCAGTTATCCT GTATATTTCCTCACTGAAGGAGGGTATCATCAAatgcatgttgatgctagaaaAAACTCATTGGAAGCAGCAGTTAAGGTGTGCTTGGCAGGTGGTTTGCAAGGCATTGTTTCAGAAGTGAGTGCTATCTTGGGAAATGAAGAAGCTGTAACCGGGATTCAAGGGAACAATCTTCGCCTGTTAACTTACGGCCAACTAAA TAATATGGTAAAGGCTGTGTGCCTGCAACTTCAGATGGGTGTTGACGGAGTGATTGTTGACCTTGTTCAAGAGATCACAGGTGCAGTTTGTGACTGA
- the LOC101295884 gene encoding uncharacterized protein LOC101295884 has product MAGAFWGTRVLEIVKKHDSGGLVWKRIKLTTTRKANAKKRLLRVWQNEAVLRACAEPPPSKSPGLDASEVVRKTAE; this is encoded by the exons ATGGCGGGCGCGTTTTGGGGGACTCGAGTGTTGGAGATAGTGAAGAAGCACGACTCCGGCGGCCTGGTTTGGAAGAGAATAAAGCTCACCACCACCCGCAAAGCCAACGCCAAGAAGCGCCTCCTCCGTGTTTGGCAG AATGAGGCTGTCCTGAGGGCATGTGCGGAACCACCTCCTTCGAAATCGCCTGGGCTTGATGCTAGCGAAGTTGTGAGAAAGACAGCTGAATAG